CAGAGGGATAATTGAAGCCTTTCAGTGTCCGTTATTGATAATGAGTTCGCTGACCTCGTAACCCAGCGTTTCGGCGTAGGCGATGTAGGCTTGCAATTTGGATGCGGGGATCTCTGGAGTTTTAGCTAGAAGCCAGAGGGTTTTGCGATTGGGCGAGCCGACCAGTGCAATACTGTAGTCGGATTCTAACTTCAAGATCCAGTAGTTACCATAATCGGGAGGGCTCCCAAATATTTGGGCGAAGAAGTTATCAATCGAGACCTTGAGCTTCGCGTTGTTGGAGCCTGCGACTGGCACGGCCGTCCCGGTGACTGAGCGTTGAGAGCCATCGGGTGCGATGGCGGTATTGACTAGGTCGATATTGCCCGCGTCATTCATCACGTATTCGGCCGTCGCCCGTTCGTTATCTTTTTGAAAGAAGACGGGCAGGCGAGCGAGTTCATGCCATAAGCCGGTGTAGCGGTTCAGATCGACCGACTCCACGGTGGCTGGTGGATCTTCGGGCAGTGCGCGGCAGGCCGTGAAAAAACTGAGCCCAAGTAACAGGAGTGCGGGGGCGACTGGTCGTAGTAATCGCATGTGGATGCGTATACGGATGCGTTTAAGCGTCGATCACGACGTCGGCATCGCCCTTTGGCTGGCAGCAGCAGATGAGGACATGATCATCGTCTGGCTCTGCGGTATGGCCCATCGGGTATTCAACTTCGCCGGAGAGGAGTGGTTGCTGACAAGCGGTGCAATTGCCCATGCGGCAGCCGTAGTCCAGATCGAGGTCGTGAACTTCGCCTAGTTCTAAGATGCTCTCTTCGTCGCCGGTCCAAGGTGCGGTGACGCCGGATTTTTGAAAAATGATATTAGCCATGTCGGAGAGACAATTCGGCCCTGTCGAGAATGCAAATCGTTTATCCTGAATCCTACAAAAACAGCGCAAATCCTACATTGAGCACTTAGCTCTTGTCGGGTGGGGTGAGCAGGACACGGGTTTTTAGGCCCATTAAGTATTCGGAAAACTCTTCACCTTCCGGAGCATTGCGAAGGACGCGTTGGACCATGCCCATTTTGGCATCGAGGTTGTCGACCATGGAG
The nucleotide sequence above comes from Coraliomargarita algicola. Encoded proteins:
- a CDS encoding 2Fe-2S iron-sulfur cluster-binding protein; the protein is MANIIFQKSGVTAPWTGDEESILELGEVHDLDLDYGCRMGNCTACQQPLLSGEVEYPMGHTAEPDDDHVLICCCQPKGDADVVIDA
- a CDS encoding lipocalin family protein gives rise to the protein MRLLRPVAPALLLLGLSFFTACRALPEDPPATVESVDLNRYTGLWHELARLPVFFQKDNERATAEYVMNDAGNIDLVNTAIAPDGSQRSVTGTAVPVAGSNNAKLKVSIDNFFAQIFGSPPDYGNYWILKLESDYSIALVGSPNRKTLWLLAKTPEIPASKLQAYIAYAETLGYEVSELIINNGH